The Glycine soja cultivar W05 chromosome 15, ASM419377v2, whole genome shotgun sequence region AAAAAACATCAACGCACAGATACACAAAAAGGGACTTGAAGGAAAAAGTTTCATCTATATACTGTTGTTAATGTGTACATGGTACAACTCAAAAAACACTAATTCCCTGCATTCTATTCCCAAATCTTTAACGAGTCTATCCTAGGATTTCATCACATTTCACTCTCCTTTCTGGCCGCCAAATTGTTTTGATGATTAATTTGGTTTCCGAAATCATTTGTACAAATATATCACACCACCATTCCTCGAGCATGGTTCCCAGCGCCACAATGCAAACAGCTACTCCCAACCCCAACCCACAACACAACCACCAACAATCACAATCCCTGAAAAGAGAGGTAATCACAAATTTAGCCAAGCCAATCACTCCATCTGCGAAAAAACTCACAGCAGCAAAAgaataatacataaaataaaatgggcATACCATACCTCGTCCATGTATTCAAGCAGCGCCCTCAAAGGAAGCCAATGAAGCAAACATTTTCTTCATCCGCCTACCAACATGATCATGTTTGATCATTAGTCACAAACCCCCTGACTGTTATGATTGCCCGTTGTCTGCTTCAGAATCACTCCCTGAGGAACTCCCCGAATCCGAATCTGCAATAGTgatcaaacttaaaattttcCCTCAGAAAAAGAGTTTCAACTAAAAACCAAAGCATACACAATAGAGTACCACTAGACGATGAGGAATCACTGCTTGAACTACCAGAGCTACAAGAACTACTACTTGCATGGCCTCCAGCAACATCTTTATCTTTCTCAATCTCCACAGGGGGAAACATACTCGTTGGAATCTCGTCGCCAATGTCAACATCCTCATCCCCTGCTTCTACTTTCTTTGGCTTCTTCGCCTCAACTGCTGCCCTTTCAACCTTCTCCCTAGCAGGCAATTCCTGTCAGGTCAATAAtatcaaaaacaacaaaaatgagTATCTGGCAACAACTCAGTTGTCAATGCTAATTAAGAatgcaaaacaaataaacaaaattaatggtAGAAAATTTACCTCATTGCCTTTGTTAGCCTGCACATTGTCGTTGTAGATGTTGCCCATCAATGCCTGCCTCTTGATCTTGCTAACCATCTTCTTATAATTGGTCACCAACCGATCAAGTTCCCAAAGTGTTTCTGTGTCAACAGCCTCAATGTCTAACTCGATCTCATCCCCATCCTGCTTCAAATGCCCGTTTCTCCTCCTAATAATCTGCACCACCTGTTCCATTTTCTCAGGCGGCAAACTctgcaaccctaaccccaacTTGTGTTTCTCTTCAAGACTCATGTCCCTCTTGTTAGGGTCCTTGGCCTTCGGCTTTGGTTGCTTCAAAGGCTTCACAGGAGGAGCTCGCATTGGGGATGGCGTGCGCACCGGAGACTGCAGCAATGGAGGGTTAGAGGAACTTGCAGGGGGCTGAGGAGGCTCTTGTTGCAATTTCtccggaggaggaggaggaggtgggGTCGGATTCTCCTTTTTCTTCACCCTCTCTGGCTCAACGTGGCTCCACGAACTGGCTTGCAATTCCTCCTCAGATTCGCGATCATGACCTACGCTACCTTCGAATTTCTCATGCAACGGCCGATACAGCTCCTCAAACCTCGTCAGAAGCAGCTCTGCCACGGTGTACACATCGTGACCCTTAGGGTTGTAAGCCAGTGCATTGTTGAAAGTTAATCTCACATCAGAGGCGAAATCGGAGGGCGTCGTGTACTTGTTCATGGAAAGATTGGACTTCACCGTTCCCAGATCCATGGGTTGCTTAATTACATCGTAGTAATCGGTAAGTTGCAACCCAACAACATCAACGGGAGCGTTGAAGATCCACCCATGTTTGTGTTTCATAAGCTTCTGCAAAACCTGCGAGCAACCCTTCATCAAGCTCCCAACCTCCGAATGCGATCGTTTTAAATCCGTCGCGGAATTCGACGGCAAGGGTCGCTTGTTGCCGGAAACCTTTTTGTTCGACGGTTTCTTCGGATGGCCGTTAAAGCTCTGTCCAGGTTGCAAATCACCGGACTCGATTCGATTTCTGATCCTCTGAGTCCGTTCGAGCTCCGAAGTAAGCCGATCTTTCAGGTCGTTGATCTCCTTATTCGTGTACGATGCGATGTTGAAGGAGACGTACTGGGAGAATGTTACGAAGTCGTTCGATCGCCTATTGATAGAGGAAGCATCGTCCGATGCCGATAGAGTCCTCTTGCTATTCGCTAATTTAGGATTAGATTTagatttagggttagggttagagaAAGGTACTTTTCCCATGAATCCTGCACCACCGACTCTATGCTTCGGCCAATTAGGTTCGTTCCGGTTAGCTAGGACGGCGGAAGCCATGGAGGTGCGAAATCACGGCCGTACGGTGAGAATCCACCGTCTCTCCGGCGCGAACTTTCCAATGCGAGTCGAACAAAGCATTAGTCAGTGCTGTACAATAAGCCACGCGGGAACAAATCCCTCACGCGCCGTTGGAAATGCTCACGCGCCGCCGGTGGAAGCACCGATTTGAAAGAGAAAACaggaaaaaatgttaaaaacgtAGCGTTTAGGGTTAGGAAGTTCGGTTACCCTAATTTGAGCGAGGAATGCGAGAGATCTAGGGCCGCTTCTTAAAGGCGATGAGATCTGCCCGTGGATGCTTCGGGAAGCTTTATCTGCCGTTGATTGTCAATTGAACTGTGATCCAACGCATGGCATCGATTTCTCGGCTGTCCCGAAATCTGACCGTAGATCTGGCACGGACGGTTGTGATTTTCTTGTTTTGCCACGTGTCGATCTCAGATCCGGAGGATGGAGAAGGTGGTGGTGTTTTGATTTTGGATTTGAGCTTGTCGTGAATTTGGAGCGAATGTTTCGTGAATTTGGGGTTATCACATGTCTTCTCGACATCTcgtatacatgttttttttaaaaaaaaaaaatagagctaTTTTTGCTtcagtatttattatttttattaaaattttaatcatttaaagaagaaaatattaaatgcttctaatatatttaagatataaaagactttaacttttaattttatatttttttatagttatcaACTCGTTTCCTACAAATATATGagtgtgtttattttatattaaagcttaatagaattttaattaaacatgtatgataaaaattagtaaaaaaatgttaaaatagatTGTATGTCACTTAATTATACTTtagaatatatatttcataaatcAACAGTATAAATTTAACCTtgctggaaaaaaaatatggcaTGAACCttttatatatagtaaaaaGATACAATCTTGTTAAAAAATCCAATGACATGAACGTTCTTCAATATaagttaaaatagttattttgaaaaaaactgtttttatttggctctgaaaaaagtgtttttctttGACGATAgtgtttttatgattttaaaaaaatatatatatatatatgttttttaatcttccatttttaatattttatttctaatttaaattttaatagtttaaaaatttatcaaacaatcattaaaaattacaatctaTCGATAATACTTTTAGGGATTTTTCTTGatattttatctctttcaatttattattttcaattcttttagttttaacatgaattttaatatattttttaaagaaactatcaataatttattgttaaaaataacattatatcgAGAGCATTTTTAAGAATTTCTCTAAACCTCTACATTCTTtcaatttatcattttcaatatTTCTTATTCTAACttgaattttgatattttttttaaataccaataattaaaaataatgttgtatcacaatctaaattatttatcataaatctaaaatataatttatagtatcaagatatttatttattacaaatttaatttataatataatttttatatttataagctTTTATCTAttacaaattttagttatataaaattaaaatttgttttaagtaaTTAACAGGCTAAGATACTAGTATTAAAATATGTGAAGAAAGACAAACTgtatactttttaaattattaatttttttactgaaattattagtatatttcaGATTCGTGTgtagtttatatatattcaaatatgtaaagaaaactaaattttaatttttttaataaatttattattatgtataaaattaatttgtaatctTAATATATGATACATGAACATGTTCAAAATatgtaatgaaaattaaattttacaatttttgaattattagtttttttaataaaaatgtacttatgtataaaattaatatgtaatCTTTATGTACAATACATGAACATATTAcgtaatgaaaaataaaatttaccatttttaattattaatatgtataatttaatatgtaattttaatatataattattttcattaaataaatttgtttctctaatttttaatttcacaattttagtCCCAAGACGTTGAATCtacaattttagtttaattgttAAATGATTATTAGttgataattaaaattgtaacGTTAAGTAGATGATGtgactattaaaaaataacaatatttaagttaaactgcattattgtttttctttgtgatttttgtctctttttttttaattagttgatttttaatctttcaacaaaaactttgatttaaaaaaagggACTTTAAACTCGATACTTGATGTGAGATTCTTGTCATGATCATGACAAGGTGGTGAGGGCACCACTTCTTATGATGATTAGTTTAATATGATGCTTTTGTGAATGTGTTTTCTTGTCATAAGAAGAGTTTTGACATGCATCTATGCAATTTGCCGTTTGTAAT contains the following coding sequences:
- the LOC114388332 gene encoding transcription factor GTE7-like; the encoded protein is MASAVLANRNEPNWPKHRVGGAGFMGKVPFSNPNPKSKSNPKLANSKRTLSASDDASSINRRSNDFVTFSQYVSFNIASYTNKEINDLKDRLTSELERTQRIRNRIESGDLQPGQSFNGHPKKPSNKKVSGNKRPLPSNSATDLKRSHSEVGSLMKGCSQVLQKLMKHKHGWIFNAPVDVVGLQLTDYYDVIKQPMDLGTVKSNLSMNKYTTPSDFASDVRLTFNNALAYNPKGHDVYTVAELLLTRFEELYRPLHEKFEGSVGHDRESEEELQASSWSHVEPERVKKKENPTPPPPPPPEKLQQEPPQPPASSSNPPLLQSPVRTPSPMRAPPVKPLKQPKPKAKDPNKRDMSLEEKHKLGLGLQSLPPEKMEQVVQIIRRRNGHLKQDGDEIELDIEAVDTETLWELDRLVTNYKKMVSKIKRQALMGNIYNDNVQANKGNEELPAREKVERAAVEAKKPKKVEAGDEDVDIGDEIPTSMFPPVEIEKDKDVAGGHASSSSCSSGSSSSDSSSSSDSDSGSSSGSDSEADNGQS